A region of Paractinoplanes abujensis DNA encodes the following proteins:
- a CDS encoding GntR family transcriptional regulator: MTPSERVYAALRTAVLRGEFRPQQALKPQELATAHGVSLAVAREALLRLVGEGLADRLPNRGFAVPAATAERWQQIAEARAIVEPATLRLSLARGDLEWEAAVRAAHHRLAGTPHFDREGDTHLSDAWSEAHRLFHRTLLSACGNQVLLESFDRLWTASELTRRWSAHGDLGRDAAAEHAALEAAALSRDADQAADLLRRHVLRTAESLPKT; this comes from the coding sequence GTGACACCGTCCGAGAGGGTTTACGCGGCCCTGCGCACAGCCGTGCTGCGCGGCGAATTCCGTCCGCAGCAGGCGCTGAAACCGCAGGAACTGGCCACCGCGCACGGCGTAAGCCTGGCCGTCGCCCGCGAAGCATTGCTGCGCCTGGTCGGGGAAGGACTGGCCGATCGGCTGCCCAACCGCGGCTTCGCCGTGCCCGCCGCCACCGCCGAACGCTGGCAGCAGATCGCCGAAGCCCGCGCGATAGTCGAACCCGCGACGCTGCGCCTGTCCCTGGCCCGCGGCGACCTGGAATGGGAAGCTGCCGTACGGGCCGCCCACCACCGGCTGGCCGGCACCCCGCACTTCGACCGCGAAGGCGACACCCACCTGAGCGACGCCTGGTCCGAAGCACACCGCCTGTTCCACCGCACACTGCTGTCCGCCTGCGGCAACCAGGTCCTGCTGGAAAGCTTCGACCGCCTCTGGACAGCCAGCGAACTGACCCGCCGCTGGTCCGCCCACGGCGACCTCGGACGTGACGCCGCGGCCGAACACGCGGCCCTCGAAGCGGCGGCCCTGTCCCGCGACGCCGACCAGGCCGCCGACCTGCTCCGCCGCCACGTCCTCCGCACAGCCGAGTCTCTGCCCAAAACCTGA
- a CDS encoding YbhB/YbcL family Raf kinase inhibitor-like protein — protein sequence MNNPFERLPEVPAFTLTSTSVKDGEPLTAAQLSGQDRSPQLSWSGAPDGTTSYAVTVYDPDAPTGSGFWHWAVANLPASVTSLAEGVQDLPAPAYQLPNDARLAQFIGAAPPAGHGPHRYFITVHALDVEDIGVPADATPAILGFTMAGHILGRATIVGTAETVSP from the coding sequence ATGAACAACCCGTTCGAACGACTTCCCGAGGTTCCGGCCTTCACCCTGACCAGCACGTCGGTCAAGGACGGCGAGCCTCTTACGGCCGCGCAGCTCTCGGGTCAGGACCGGTCGCCCCAACTGAGCTGGTCCGGCGCTCCGGACGGCACGACGAGCTACGCCGTGACCGTCTACGACCCGGACGCCCCCACCGGCTCCGGTTTCTGGCACTGGGCGGTGGCCAACCTCCCCGCCTCGGTCACCTCGCTGGCCGAGGGCGTGCAGGACCTGCCCGCCCCGGCCTACCAGCTGCCCAACGACGCGCGGCTGGCCCAGTTCATCGGCGCCGCCCCGCCGGCCGGCCACGGCCCGCACCGCTACTTCATCACCGTGCACGCCCTCGACGTCGAGGACATCGGGGTGCCTGCCGACGCCACCCCGGCGATCCTCGGCTTCACGATGGCGGGCCACATCCTCGGCCGCGCCACGATCGTGGGGACGGCGGAGACCGTCAGTCCGTGA
- a CDS encoding NAD-dependent epimerase/dehydratase family protein, producing MRIFLAGASGVIGRRLVPLLVAAGHTVGGMTRSQAARVASLGAEPIVCDVFDRAAVIEAVRAFAPDLILNELTDLPDDAARIAEHQARNGRIRTEGTGNLIAAARQAGSPRLLSQSIAWPAAPGPGADGVAALERETLAYGGVVLRYGQFYGPGTFHEDAPPGPPQIAIEKAASRTVELLGAPAGVLEITD from the coding sequence ATGAGGATCTTCCTGGCCGGCGCGTCGGGCGTTATCGGCCGGCGACTCGTACCGCTGCTCGTCGCGGCGGGTCACACTGTCGGCGGCATGACCCGCTCGCAGGCCGCGCGGGTCGCGTCGCTCGGCGCCGAGCCGATCGTGTGCGACGTCTTCGACCGCGCGGCCGTCATCGAGGCCGTACGGGCGTTCGCCCCCGACCTGATCCTCAACGAGCTGACCGACCTGCCCGACGACGCCGCCCGGATCGCCGAGCACCAGGCCCGGAACGGCCGCATCCGCACCGAGGGCACCGGCAACCTGATCGCCGCGGCCCGGCAGGCCGGTTCCCCGCGCCTGCTGTCCCAGTCGATCGCGTGGCCGGCCGCCCCGGGGCCCGGGGCCGACGGGGTGGCCGCGCTGGAACGCGAGACGCTGGCGTACGGGGGAGTGGTTCTCCGCTACGGCCAGTTCTACGGGCCGGGCACGTTCCACGAGGACGCACCGCCCGGCCCGCCACAGATCGCCATTGAGAAAGCCGCCTCCCGTACGGTCGAACTGCTCGGCGCCCCGGCCGGAGTCCTGGAGATCACGGACTGA
- a CDS encoding SRPBCC family protein, giving the protein MRRHLEVCGPRDAADVWDRYVRPARWAEWSPQIRSVDYAEPELRERTGGVVHGPFGVRARFFVARVSPPQSWLWDVFVAGAAVELSHRVEPVAEGTRTTLTIRGPGPLVLPYVPLARLALRRLVSD; this is encoded by the coding sequence GTGCGACGCCATCTGGAAGTGTGCGGGCCTCGGGACGCCGCCGATGTCTGGGACCGGTACGTGCGGCCGGCGCGCTGGGCCGAGTGGTCGCCGCAGATCCGGTCGGTCGACTACGCGGAGCCCGAGCTGCGGGAGCGGACCGGAGGGGTCGTGCACGGGCCGTTCGGCGTACGGGCGCGGTTCTTCGTCGCGCGGGTCTCTCCGCCGCAATCGTGGTTGTGGGATGTGTTCGTCGCGGGCGCCGCCGTCGAGTTGTCGCACCGGGTCGAACCGGTGGCGGAGGGGACAAGGACCACGCTGACGATCCGGGGCCCCGGCCCGCTGGTGCTGCCGTACGTGCCACTGGCCCGCCTGGCCCTGCGCCGGCTTGTCAGCGATTGA
- a CDS encoding transglycosylase domain-containing protein: MGAAPVGSASVGAAPVGGRASVGSASVARAAVRPKPPGEQSPAGPKDPKATKKAAKKRRRTNLLTVAAAVLVIVLGAGVVGGAYFFDDVKFTEPKSEDQVTQIFAADNKTQIATIGNSTRQQVPYASINPVIGQAVMAAEDKNFLDHNGIDMKGIARAAWNNFTGGDQQGASTITQQYARHAAELKEISYNRKLREAVIARKMEDQYSKGEILGRYLNSVYFGRGAYGIEAAVKAYFGPNRSVLTKPGTKGAITAAEAAVIASVIKQPEPSKTHQGYDPQNNPTDAKIRWQYTINNMLEKGWIKTAPAKYPTVAKFNPDACRTSCGNDKATGKIVKYVKQELRAMGINDARQKSGGLRITTTINPGVQKAAETAAMRTSDKSPLRKLDATYKTALVAVDPTNGHVMAYYGGPDGVGWDYAGPNYNSDGDFIGGGRPPGSSFKIYTLLAALSDGYGFDTTWDSEAKKVGGDAINNSSRTNFSCDKRRCPLDEATIQSYNFPFYHLAAALGPDKVAEAAYKAGIQYISSPTKIGARVDLTKTKGDALKQYGNEIGYGQYAITALDHANGVATLANEGRFTRAHFVKSVAERDEKTGKFKTIHSERVVFNPSFDPGVVAAIDNVLEKIPGKNGQNLRNGYDAIGKSGTWEYKDGKSGQNGDAWWVGATPHLAATVWIGREKQVKDQMQLLPIYKPNSKKGMTGGSTPGDTWKVFMDLANKALDAEKTPFPPDVKVGDPNKKGNGLDPLPEAPTNGCILGGTICPPGTDPNNPGGTVTPPVNGPGNPGTGLPDGGGNGAGNGNGNGNGRNNN, translated from the coding sequence GTGGGAGCAGCCCCGGTCGGGTCGGCCTCGGTGGGCGCGGCGCCGGTGGGCGGCCGCGCGTCGGTCGGCTCGGCCTCGGTGGCCCGCGCCGCGGTGCGCCCCAAGCCGCCGGGTGAGCAGTCCCCGGCCGGCCCCAAGGACCCCAAGGCCACGAAGAAGGCGGCCAAGAAGCGCCGCCGCACCAACCTGCTGACCGTGGCCGCGGCCGTGCTCGTCATCGTGCTGGGCGCCGGCGTGGTCGGCGGGGCCTACTTCTTCGACGACGTGAAGTTCACCGAGCCCAAGTCCGAGGATCAGGTCACGCAGATCTTCGCGGCCGACAACAAGACGCAGATCGCGACCATCGGCAACTCGACCCGCCAGCAGGTGCCGTACGCCAGCATCAACCCGGTCATCGGCCAGGCGGTCATGGCGGCCGAGGACAAGAACTTCCTCGACCACAACGGCATCGACATGAAGGGCATCGCCCGCGCCGCCTGGAACAACTTCACCGGCGGCGACCAGCAGGGGGCGTCGACGATCACCCAGCAGTACGCGCGGCACGCCGCCGAACTCAAGGAGATCAGCTACAACCGCAAGCTGCGCGAGGCCGTGATCGCCCGCAAGATGGAGGACCAGTACTCCAAGGGCGAGATCCTGGGCCGCTACCTGAACTCGGTGTATTTCGGCCGCGGCGCGTACGGGATCGAGGCGGCCGTGAAGGCGTACTTCGGCCCGAACCGCTCGGTGCTGACCAAGCCCGGCACCAAGGGTGCGATCACCGCCGCCGAGGCCGCCGTCATCGCCTCGGTGATCAAGCAGCCCGAGCCGTCGAAGACGCATCAGGGCTACGACCCGCAGAACAATCCGACGGATGCCAAGATCCGCTGGCAGTACACGATCAACAACATGCTCGAGAAGGGCTGGATCAAGACCGCGCCGGCCAAGTACCCCACCGTCGCGAAGTTCAACCCGGACGCCTGCCGCACCTCCTGCGGCAACGACAAGGCCACCGGCAAGATCGTGAAGTACGTCAAGCAGGAGCTGCGGGCCATGGGCATCAACGACGCCCGGCAGAAGAGCGGTGGCCTGCGGATCACCACGACGATCAACCCGGGCGTGCAGAAGGCGGCCGAGACCGCGGCCATGCGCACCAGCGACAAGTCGCCGCTGCGCAAGCTCGACGCGACGTACAAGACGGCACTCGTCGCCGTGGACCCGACCAACGGCCACGTGATGGCCTACTACGGCGGTCCGGACGGCGTGGGCTGGGACTACGCCGGCCCGAACTACAACAGCGACGGCGACTTCATCGGCGGCGGCCGGCCGCCCGGCTCGTCCTTCAAGATCTACACGCTGCTGGCCGCGCTGAGCGACGGGTACGGCTTCGACACGACGTGGGACTCGGAGGCCAAGAAGGTCGGCGGCGACGCGATCAACAACTCGAGCCGCACGAACTTCAGCTGTGACAAGCGGCGCTGCCCGCTCGACGAGGCCACCATCCAGTCCTACAACTTCCCCTTCTACCACCTGGCCGCGGCGCTCGGCCCCGACAAGGTGGCGGAGGCGGCTTACAAGGCCGGTATCCAGTACATCTCCAGCCCGACCAAGATCGGCGCCCGGGTCGACCTCACCAAGACCAAGGGCGACGCGCTCAAGCAGTACGGCAACGAGATCGGCTACGGCCAGTACGCGATCACCGCGCTCGACCACGCGAACGGCGTGGCCACGCTGGCCAACGAGGGCCGCTTCACCCGGGCCCACTTCGTCAAGTCGGTGGCCGAGCGCGACGAGAAGACCGGCAAGTTCAAGACGATCCACTCCGAGCGGGTCGTGTTCAACCCGTCCTTCGACCCGGGCGTGGTGGCCGCCATCGACAACGTGCTGGAGAAGATCCCCGGCAAGAACGGGCAGAACCTGCGCAACGGCTACGACGCGATCGGCAAGTCCGGCACCTGGGAGTACAAGGACGGCAAGAGCGGCCAGAACGGCGACGCCTGGTGGGTCGGCGCCACCCCGCATCTGGCCGCCACGGTCTGGATCGGCCGCGAGAAGCAGGTCAAGGACCAGATGCAGCTGCTGCCGATCTACAAGCCGAACAGCAAGAAGGGCATGACGGGCGGTTCCACCCCGGGCGACACCTGGAAGGTCTTCATGGACCTGGCCAACAAGGCCCTGGACGCCGAGAAGACCCCGTTCCCGCCGGACGTGAAGGTCGGTGACCCGAACAAGAAGGGCAACGGCCTCGACCCGCTGCCCGAGGCCCCGACCAACGGCTGCATCCTCGGCGGCACCATCTGCCCGCCCGGCACCGACCCGAACAACCCGGGCGGCACCGTCACCCCGCCGGTCAACGGCCCCGGCAACCCGGGCACCGGGCTGCCGGACGGGGGCGGCAACGGGGCCGGCAACGGCAATGGCAACGGCAACGGGCGCAACAACAACTGA
- a CDS encoding putative bifunctional diguanylate cyclase/phosphodiesterase: protein MTGRAERLLDAAVTGCGILLAAFGVFYLGGWGEDELRQLVTDGVYLPVATLAVVAGVHLVRRGRLDQRGRRAWTLITLAFVCQLVAHTTWFVEDNFLGGPGYPAAADYWFLAFVPFLFAGLLLISGTRRTRAERTKLVIDSLIVGTGTFMVAWYLVIGPALRVEDATGLQIAMSAALPVGDLLLVLALASVLLRRRGRHDATLLLAAAVATYVVADFAYSWITLNDRFVGGTWPDLFWLTGCYLFVLATRRRHAEGVTAGAERTGRRRISLLPYGASAIAYGLLGYLAREQNLYPLGGMIIGAIVLTSLVMARQMYALSENRRLAVTDPLTGLANRTLVGERLAELAAQPPRDDRHGAVLLMDLDRFKPINDLYGHKAGDAVLLAVAGVLTSVIRSGDTAGRLGGDEFAVVLTGLPGRDAAGQIARRIVDALDTPVVFGDVLLTVAASIGVAFREDGADTVEDLLARADTAMYAAKRAGRGRYQVYTPELDTRARDAELRHAVADGQLVLHFQPSVDLRDGTVVAVEALVRWDHPERGLLLPGAFIDLAEETGAIVPVGEWVLREACRQAVRWRAEVPAAAEIYLNVNLSPLQVKQSGLVEVVTGILDETGFPPGRLVLELTEGIVLEPDEATLDRLNSLCAMGVNIAVDDFGTGHAAINYLRLLPVTVLKVDRSYVTGIDDDPRAYAVAQAVVGLGAAFGMHVVAEGVETTAQADRLIEMGCRYAQGYLYHRPQPGDELTALLRRAGLPVPR from the coding sequence GTGACCGGCCGGGCCGAGCGGCTCCTCGACGCCGCCGTCACAGGTTGCGGGATCCTGCTCGCGGCCTTCGGTGTCTTCTATCTCGGCGGCTGGGGCGAGGACGAACTGCGGCAGCTCGTCACCGACGGCGTCTACCTGCCGGTGGCCACGCTGGCCGTCGTGGCGGGCGTGCACCTGGTCCGCCGGGGCAGGCTCGACCAGCGCGGCCGCCGGGCCTGGACCCTGATCACCCTCGCGTTCGTCTGCCAGCTCGTCGCGCATACCACCTGGTTCGTCGAGGACAACTTCCTCGGCGGGCCGGGATACCCGGCGGCCGCCGACTACTGGTTCCTGGCCTTCGTGCCGTTCCTGTTCGCCGGTCTGCTGCTCATCTCGGGTACCAGGCGCACCCGGGCCGAGCGGACGAAGCTGGTGATCGACTCGCTGATCGTCGGCACCGGCACCTTCATGGTCGCCTGGTATCTGGTGATCGGCCCGGCGCTGCGGGTCGAGGACGCCACCGGGCTGCAGATCGCGATGTCGGCCGCGCTGCCCGTGGGGGACCTGCTACTGGTGCTGGCGCTGGCCTCCGTGCTGCTGCGCCGCCGCGGGCGCCACGACGCCACCCTGCTGCTCGCGGCCGCGGTCGCGACCTACGTGGTCGCCGACTTCGCGTACAGCTGGATCACGCTGAACGACCGGTTCGTCGGCGGCACCTGGCCCGACCTGTTCTGGCTGACCGGCTGCTACCTGTTCGTGCTGGCCACCCGCCGCCGCCATGCCGAAGGTGTCACCGCGGGCGCCGAGCGCACCGGCCGGCGGCGGATCAGCCTGCTCCCGTACGGGGCCAGCGCCATCGCGTACGGCCTGCTCGGCTACCTGGCCCGCGAGCAGAACCTCTACCCGCTCGGCGGCATGATCATCGGGGCCATCGTGCTCACCTCGCTGGTCATGGCCCGCCAGATGTACGCCCTGAGCGAGAACCGCCGGCTGGCCGTGACCGACCCGCTGACCGGCCTGGCCAACCGCACCCTGGTCGGCGAGCGCCTGGCCGAGCTGGCCGCGCAGCCGCCACGCGACGACCGGCACGGCGCGGTGCTGCTGATGGACCTCGACCGGTTCAAGCCGATCAACGACCTGTACGGGCACAAGGCGGGCGACGCCGTGCTGCTGGCCGTGGCCGGCGTGCTCACCTCGGTGATCCGCTCCGGCGACACCGCGGGACGTCTCGGCGGCGACGAGTTCGCCGTCGTGCTGACCGGGCTGCCCGGCCGGGACGCCGCCGGGCAGATCGCCCGGCGCATCGTCGACGCCCTGGACACCCCGGTGGTCTTCGGCGACGTCCTGCTCACCGTGGCCGCCAGCATCGGCGTCGCGTTCCGGGAGGACGGCGCCGACACGGTCGAGGACCTGCTCGCCAGGGCCGACACCGCCATGTACGCGGCCAAGCGCGCGGGCCGCGGCCGCTATCAGGTCTACACGCCCGAGCTGGACACCCGGGCCCGCGACGCCGAGCTGCGGCACGCCGTCGCCGACGGTCAGCTGGTGCTGCACTTCCAGCCCTCGGTCGACCTGCGCGACGGCACCGTCGTGGCCGTGGAGGCGCTGGTGCGCTGGGACCATCCCGAGCGCGGCCTGCTGCTGCCGGGCGCCTTCATCGACCTCGCCGAGGAGACCGGCGCGATCGTGCCGGTCGGCGAGTGGGTGCTCCGCGAGGCGTGCCGGCAGGCCGTCCGGTGGCGCGCGGAGGTCCCGGCCGCCGCGGAGATCTACCTCAACGTGAACCTCTCGCCCCTGCAGGTGAAGCAGAGCGGGCTGGTGGAGGTCGTCACCGGGATCCTGGACGAGACCGGGTTCCCGCCCGGCCGGCTCGTGCTCGAGCTGACCGAGGGCATCGTGCTGGAACCCGACGAGGCGACCCTGGACCGCCTGAACTCCCTGTGCGCGATGGGCGTCAACATCGCGGTCGACGACTTCGGCACCGGCCACGCGGCGATCAACTACCTGCGGCTGCTGCCGGTGACCGTGCTCAAGGTCGACCGGTCCTATGTCACGGGCATCGACGACGACCCGCGGGCCTACGCGGTGGCGCAGGCCGTGGTCGGGCTGGGCGCGGCCTTCGGCATGCACGTGGTGGCCGAAGGCGTGGAGACCACCGCGCAGGCGGACCGCCTGATCGAGATGGGCTGCCGCTACGCGCAGGGCTACCTCTACCACCGGCCGCAGCCCGGGGACGAGCTGACCGCCCTGCTGCGCCGGGCCGGCCTGCCGGTCCCGCGGTGA
- the lexA gene encoding transcriptional repressor LexA — translation MLMDEDYYDTSTLTERQRQILTVIQQWAQRYGYSPSTREIADAVGLASPSSVGRHLRALEDAGFLRRGRATRPIDVRMFLQPVPRQRTEATIGVPVLGDIAAGSPILAEQHTDEVLPLPRDLVGRGTLFGLRVRGDSMIDAAICDGDIVVVKQGHEAFNGDIVAAMIDDEATVKVYRRRGGHVVLEPRNPAYENIDGDRAVVLGKVVSVLRRT, via the coding sequence ATGCTGATGGACGAGGACTACTACGACACGTCGACGCTGACCGAGCGGCAGCGGCAGATCCTCACCGTCATCCAGCAGTGGGCCCAGCGGTACGGGTACTCGCCGTCCACCCGCGAGATCGCCGACGCCGTCGGGCTCGCGTCCCCCTCGTCGGTCGGGCGGCACCTGCGCGCGCTGGAGGACGCCGGCTTCCTGCGCCGGGGGCGGGCCACGAGGCCGATCGACGTCCGCATGTTCCTGCAGCCCGTGCCGCGGCAGCGCACCGAGGCCACCATCGGGGTGCCGGTGCTGGGCGACATCGCGGCCGGTTCGCCGATCCTGGCCGAGCAGCACACCGACGAGGTGCTGCCGCTGCCGCGCGACCTGGTCGGGCGGGGCACCCTGTTCGGCCTGCGGGTGCGGGGCGACTCGATGATCGACGCGGCCATCTGCGACGGCGACATCGTCGTGGTCAAGCAGGGGCACGAGGCGTTCAACGGCGACATCGTGGCCGCCATGATCGACGACGAGGCGACAGTGAAGGTCTACCGCCGCCGCGGCGGGCACGTCGTGCTGGAACCGCGCAACCCGGCGTACGAGAACATCGACGGCGACCGGGCCGTGGTGCTGGGCAAGGTCGTCTCCGTGCTGCGCCGCACCTAG
- a CDS encoding GAF and ANTAR domain-containing protein has product MTDPQGALAELGRIRLSETSLDDVLLRVATLARDTVEGAGEASVTLVGVRSAGSAATTGDLAKTLDEWQYENQGGPCLEAAATTATVLVPDVARETRWPRYIHRAAEAGLASALSVGLPVQEAVTGALNLYSRRVDAFDDHAVTVVQSFAGYAAVALANAQSFDSTATLARQMREAMAHRATIEQAKGIIMAEQRCSPDEAFARLSKLSQHANRKLRDVAAALVEQASRPR; this is encoded by the coding sequence ATGACCGACCCGCAGGGCGCGCTGGCCGAACTGGGCCGCATCCGGCTGAGTGAGACATCGCTCGACGACGTGCTGCTGCGGGTGGCCACGCTCGCCCGTGACACCGTCGAGGGAGCCGGCGAGGCGTCGGTGACCCTCGTCGGCGTGCGGTCGGCGGGCAGTGCCGCCACCACCGGCGACCTGGCCAAGACGCTCGACGAATGGCAGTACGAGAACCAGGGCGGTCCCTGCCTGGAGGCCGCGGCCACGACCGCCACGGTTCTGGTGCCCGACGTGGCCCGGGAGACCCGGTGGCCGCGCTACATCCACCGGGCCGCCGAGGCCGGGCTGGCCAGCGCGCTGTCGGTGGGCCTGCCGGTGCAGGAGGCGGTGACCGGCGCGCTCAACCTCTACTCGCGGCGTGTGGACGCGTTCGACGACCACGCGGTCACGGTCGTGCAGAGCTTCGCCGGCTACGCCGCGGTCGCCCTGGCCAACGCCCAGTCCTTCGACTCCACGGCCACCCTGGCCCGGCAGATGCGCGAGGCGATGGCCCACCGCGCCACCATCGAGCAGGCCAAGGGCATCATCATGGCCGAGCAGCGGTGCTCGCCGGACGAGGCGTTCGCCCGCCTCAGCAAGCTTTCCCAGCACGCCAACCGCAAGCTGCGAGACGTCGCCGCGGCCCTGGTCGAGCAGGCCTCGCGCCCCCGCTGA
- a CDS encoding SigB/SigF/SigG family RNA polymerase sigma factor yields MTVITRPARRRTFEVTDEDRQATALIEALAAMPAEHPDRPALRRRTIEAWMPMAHRLTRRYVGRGEPFDDLLQTATVGLIKAVDGFDAGRGVDFTGYAIPTVLGEIKRYFRDRSWTLRIPRRLQELRMAIGHARTELEHTLTRAPTVADISAHLGVGEEEILEALEAGHAYRPDSLSSPVRDGEDLTLGDTLGGEDNGFALAEFGASLPPALATLTDRERTIVALRFYGELTQSAIAERIGISQMHVSRLLTQALAKLRDQMDG; encoded by the coding sequence GTGACCGTCATTACCCGCCCGGCCCGACGACGCACGTTCGAGGTCACGGACGAGGACCGGCAGGCCACCGCGCTGATCGAGGCGCTGGCCGCGATGCCCGCCGAGCACCCCGACCGGCCCGCCCTGCGCCGGCGCACCATCGAGGCCTGGATGCCCATGGCCCACCGGCTCACCCGTCGCTACGTCGGTCGCGGCGAGCCGTTCGACGACCTGCTGCAGACGGCCACCGTCGGCCTGATCAAGGCGGTCGACGGGTTCGACGCCGGCCGCGGGGTCGATTTCACCGGGTACGCCATCCCGACTGTGCTCGGCGAGATCAAGCGCTACTTCCGGGACCGCTCGTGGACGCTGCGGATCCCGCGCCGGCTGCAGGAACTGCGGATGGCCATCGGCCACGCCCGCACCGAACTCGAGCACACGCTGACCCGCGCCCCCACGGTCGCCGACATCTCGGCCCACCTGGGCGTGGGCGAGGAGGAGATCCTGGAGGCGCTGGAGGCGGGCCACGCCTACCGTCCCGACTCGCTGAGTTCCCCCGTACGGGACGGCGAGGACCTGACGCTGGGCGACACGCTCGGTGGTGAGGACAACGGGTTCGCGCTGGCCGAGTTCGGCGCCTCACTGCCGCCCGCCCTGGCCACGCTGACCGACCGCGAACGCACCATCGTGGCCTTGCGGTTCTACGGCGAGCTGACCCAGTCCGCTATCGCCGAACGGATCGGCATCTCCCAGATGCACGTGTCGCGGCTGCTCACCCAGGCGTTGGCCAAGCTCCGGGATCAGATGGACGGCTAG